The following is a genomic window from Butyricimonas faecihominis.
ACGGGTGGAGAGACGGGCTGACCGTAATTTTGTTAGACAGAAGTTTAATAAAGCGATGGCGCAGTATGAAACGGCTCTTAAAAAAGAAGAGAATCTGCAAAATCAAGCCGCTCTTCACCTGAAGATCGCACGCTTGTATTTCATGGTACGGGATTATAGTTGGGCTATCGGGCATTACGAGAAGGCGATGGAGCTGGAACGGGATTTGTTCCTCGTGGATGACGTGTGTGATTACATTGATGCGTTGCGTTTCCAAGGTCAGACACGGAAAGCCGAGGCGATTTGCTTGGATAATGCCTATAAAGATCAGTATAGCAGGTACCAACGCTACCAAAATACACTGGAGGCTCTTGCCATGCGTCATTCCGTGCAGGAATTTCCCGGGTTCACGGCCAAACGATTGGCTTTGAACACGCCGAATGCCGAGTTCTGGATCGGGAATTACGGGGAACAACCTTTCTATGCCATCAGTTACAGTAAGTTTAACGATCCCGGGAAGTTGTTTTTCCATCGTACTCACTATTACGAGTTGAAGGAGGCCGGGGAGAAAGTGATGTCACAGAAATCACCGAGATATTCCGATTATTTCCGGAGGATTCCGGTGGATTTGCAGAATGGACCGGTGACGTTTTCACCGGATATGCAGTTGATGGTGACCACGGTGATCGAGTACGATAAAAAGAATGTATCGGTGGAGATGGTGGACAAAAAGCATCGTCCTTTCCGGACTAAATTGTATTATTCGGTGATCAAGAACCAGAGTAAACGTTTTGGAAAGTACATTCCGGTTTTCCCGCAAGACCCAGAAAATTCGTATGCTCATCCTTACTTGTTTAATGACGGAAAATCATTGTTGTTCACTTCTGATATGCCGGGAGGATTCGGTGGATTTGACTTGTACGTCGTTCATTGGGACGAGGAGACGCAAGAGTGGGGAACCCCGATGAATTTGGGGGCGGATGTCAACACGGAAGGGAACGAGATTTTTCCCTTGCTTTACGAGGGACGTCTTATTTTTTCATCTAACGGGTTACCGGGTTTCGGTGGGTATGATCTGTTCAATGCCAACTACGATCACGAGGGAGTAGTTCCGGGCAGCGTGCGTCATTTCCCTTATCCGGTGAATTCGGTTTTCAACGACTATTTTATGTGTCCGCTGGATTTGCGAACCGCTTATTTCGTTTCGGATCGGGAAATGGAGTCCCGGGATGATATTTATTATCTGCAAACCGATGAAGATTTGGGGACCCAACAAGGAGACCCTCATTTCGGGATGAGCGAGGAAAACGCGATTTTGGGCGGGGCTTTGTTACTGAACGGGGCCACGGAAGCGGTTACCAAGGAAACTATTTCACTAAAACGATATGCACCGGAAGGTTTGCTAATGACTCTTTATTTTGATTTCGATTCGGACAAATTGACCCGAGAATCCACTCAATGCCTAGAGCAGTTTATCAATGAAATGGGTACCTACTATTTCACCGAGTTGAGATTTGACGGTTTCGCGGACGAGATGGGTAGTGATAATTACAACTATGCCCTGTCGGCTCGAAGAGCAAAGAGCGTGGCCGAGTTTTTACGGGATCATGGTGTAAATATACAATTCAATATAAAGGCTCACGGCAAGGTGAAACTTTCTCCAGAAGAGATGAAGGAAGAAATGGGAACTCAGTCGGAGGGAAATATTGACTGGATCCAAGTGAATCGTCGGGCAAGACGTGTTGAGATATATCATAAGAGGTAGAATTAAAAAGTAAACGATAATATGAAGAAGACAAGAATTCATGGAGTGTGGATATTGTTCCTGTTGAGCGTTGTCACTTGTTTGCAGGTGAAAGCTCAATACATGCCGGTGGTGTTCGATAAGGTGTATGGTGATAAAAATCAGATTCAACTGGTTTGTCCGCTGCCCGGTGATGAAGTAGCTTTAGTAGGTAAAGAAGGTCAGAAATATAACCTGACATGGGTGGAACGGGAAGGAGACGTGGTCTTTTCACTTCCTTTGACGGGTTTTACCGCCGTGAACGAGATAGCGGAGTTGGATAACAACCGGGTTTTGGTGGTAGGACAGTCTACGATGCCGAATGTTAAAGGTAAAAAAGATAGAATCACGTTGTGCGGGCGTATCGCTGTGGTTGAACGCAACGGACGTATCGTTACCGATATTTATGCCGGGGATCAGGGCAGTAATTTCCTGAAAGGGATGTTGTTGCGGAGCGGGGCGTTCGTGGTGTCCGGTTCGGAGCCGAAAGGAGCGGACGGTCGTCAGGGAATCCTATTGAAACTGGACCCGACGGGTAGCGTGGTTTACCAGTATAAAAATGCCGGGGGTGGTTATTGCGACCAGTTCGCGGTGATGGGAAATTCGATTGAATACATTTGTGCGGCGTTCTCTGCCGGAAAGGATAAGGAGCAGGCTCTCGTGGTTCGTCTGGATGATAAGGGAAAACCTTATTACATGACGGCGATCCCGGCAAAACAATTTGTCGTGACCGGGTTGAATGCCAATATTAATGACGGTTCGGTACTGGTGATCGGTAATTCGCCGACAGACGGGGGGATTATTTACAAGATTCGTCCGGAGGGGGACATCGTGTTTGCGAAGAATATGATTCCCGCCAACCAAGGGGCCGCTATGCTAGATCATCTTCAGGTGGCTCGTAATGGTAACATTTTGGTTGGAGGTAGTGGAAGTCAAGGATATTACGCTTTGTTGCGTAATGACGGAACAGCCTTATATTCGGGTACGTCCAAGGGGAATGTACGGGGAATTGGGATGAACCCGGCAACCGGGGAGTCCGTGGTGACGACATACGATATGGGCGGACGTAGAGGTACGTTTATACGTATTCACCCGACCGGGAAAGTGGAGTTCGAGCGTTCACTGGATGGTAATTTTGACAAAATGAAAGTGACTAACAGCGGGGAGATTTTATTGTTATCTTCTTCTGAAGGACGGGTTTGTATGTTTTCGTCCACGGGTGAAAAGGAGTTTGACCGTTACGTGACGGATAATAAACCGACGGCTTATCGTCAGGCATATACCGCTTCATCCGGGGAGTTACTTTTCCTAGGAGCGGGAGGTCGTCTCGTGAAACTGGGACATGGTCTTTATGTTTCGGACGTGAAGATCACGAAACCGGTGAACGGAATAGCCACGGCTATTTTTACCGTGACTCTGACCGGGTATGCCACGACGAAAGAAGGCGCACCAATTCCGGTAAGCGTGGGATATGCTACCCAAGAGAAAACGGCTAATATCGCGAATAATTTTACACCGGTGAAAGGAAAGCTTTCGTTTACCCCATCTCGGGGAACGGCTGACCGTTATCTGGTAAAACAGGATATAGAGGTGTCCGTGAAAGCGAATAATTTGATCGAGGGGATGAAAGAGTTTGAACTCGTACTTTCGGATGCACAGCAAAGTTATCTGGTGAAACCCGTGGGTAAGGCGGTGATCGAGGATCAACAGGCTGTTGTTAAGATGGTTCGTACGGAACAGGGAGAAGAGGGAACAAAAGATATTTTATACGAACTTGGATTATTCAAACCGGATGGAACTCCTTTGACGAACTCGACGGGAGCCAATATCATCGTGGATGGTATCTACGGGGAAGGAACAGCCGATGCTCTTGACTTTGATATGGGATTAACCCCGAGAGTGATGTTTGCCAATGGATCACAGAAATCATCGTTCTCTGTGAAAACGTTGGAGGATACCCGTTATGAATTACCCAAGACGGTCGTGATTAACTTTAACAAGGTACATTGCCTGAGTGGTTCGAACGTGGCTTTTGAAGGGGAGTTGTTGAGTTGTAGCGGGGTGGTTGTCGATCAACCGGCACGTTTAATGATTGCTTCCCTTGGCGATCACAGATTGAACAATAATGTTGTATCGGGATTCTTCACGGTGTCTTTGGTGCGGGCTTCTGACGGGGCTTTGCTTACGAATGCTACCGGAAGTGATGTTATCGTGAATTGTGTGGCGGTTCCTGATGCTTCGGCTAAAGAAGGTAAAGACTTTGTATTCACGAATATGCATGATCTCCGCATCAGTGGTGACGGGAATCATAGTTCCGCGAACGTGTATGGTGTGGTGCTATATAGTACGGATGCAGCGGAAAAACAAGTGAAGTTGAAGATCAAGTCTGTAACTCAACCCACGGGTGCGCAACCGATCAGTGTTTCGGATGCGGAATCCTCGGCCGAGTTCACGATCCGTAAATAAACAGATTCTACTCCCTTCGGGGAGGTAGTGAATGAAAAAAGAGAATTATGGCAGGAAAATATATAAACATATTGTTAGCGGGGTTATTGACTATTCTCCTATCAGCTTGCTCGGACGACAGGGATTCCCTGTCCGGGCAAGCGAGTGGAGATCCTCTACTGACTTTCAACATGACGAGAGCGGGAGGGGATATTGTCAGTAACACGTTGGTCTATCTTTTTGATGGACAGGGAAGTGATGCCGGAAAGTTCAACCATAAGGTTCAAGAGGTAACTTACGGCCCGGATCAACTTTCGATGACTGTTGCTGCCGGGACGTGGAATATAGCTTTGGTGACTGCCAATACTGATTTTAGCAGTGGATTGATACAACCCGTGCGCAGTGTCGCTCGCGAGGATTCGAAGATGTGGGAAACACAACCGGTGGGAGGAACATTGCCTTCCATGCCGGAATTACGTACGGCCAGCATTGACGGACAATTGGTTGTTGGCGGGCAGGATAATTCGGTTGCGGGAACGACGATCTTGTCACGGAATGTGGCCTTGGTGAAGGTGGTTATTGCGGATGCGGGCGGATTGGATGTGAACGGGACGCATAATTTTGAATTAAAAGATGTCCCGACTACCCTGAACTGGGAAGGCGGGTTATTCCCGACGGCAAAGAATCCTAGGGTAAGCACGGTGCCGATGACCGGGATTTTCCGGGTCAAGGATAGCACCTCGTTACCGGGACACCAGCGTAGTGACACGTTGTACTTCATTATCCCGGCCCATAAAGGGAACGATTACTTGAATGCTAACCCGAAGGACACGACGGAGAGCCACATGAAGGTGAGTGTCGACTTGGCTTGTGAGGGTGGAAGTCGCTTTCAAAAAACAGATGTGGTCATCCCGCGGGTTCCCCGTGTAAACGGAATATTACTCGTGCGTCTTCTGGTAGGTGGAAAGTTGGATGTGACGGCTGATGTTTTGGGTTGGGAGGATGTAGAATTGAATGCCGACTTGTCCCAAACCCAGCTTTACACGGACAAGGCGTCCGTGGGACTATCGCATAAAGATACGCTTTACGTGAACACGAATGCCCCGGATTTCACGGTGGATTACCCGGCAGGAGGTTGGATTACTTCCGTCCGGAAGATTGCGGATAACGGGGTTGAGATCACGGCTAACGTGGATACTTACGTGGATGGGCAGCCTCGTAGTTCTTATATCACGGTCAAGGCGAATAACGTGACGAAAAAGATTCCTGTGACGCAAAGACCGGACGAGGGAACGATTACAGTGAATAACAAACGATTGGTTTTCTGCCCGAATCTTCACACGAGCAAACAAGTCGAGATCACGAGTACCGGCGGTAACTGGAAATTCCTGACCACGAATCCCAGAAAGGCTACCGCAAACGTGCAGAGTGGAAATGCCGGGATAAGTAACGTTAACTTCACCCGTTCTTCTGTTGCTTATAACAAAACTTTGGACGAGGGACACCTTGTTTATGGCGATACGCTTGTCATCGTGAAGAATGTTATGACGTTGGATACAGATACGATTCGATTGGTGAATTGTTATATCTACGTGGATAATGATAACACGATTGACGCTGTTGCCCCACAAGGAACAGCAACGCAAGCCGTGACGAACTCGCAAGATGTGATTGTATATGGTGGAACAAAGATGATCGAGAATTTTAATCCTCAACAAGCTTGGATTCATGATATTTCTTGGGATCCGATCGGGCAAATACTATCATTCACGACGGATCGTAACACGGGAAATGCTAACCCAGAGGATGACGATGAACCTCGTTCGGGAACCATGACATTCAGACATGCTTCGTGTCCGGATTATGTAGTAACGGCTAATGTTTATCAAGATATAATCGTGACGATACCGCCTTTCCATTACTTTGTTGTGAAGTTCACTTGGAGTGGTTCTACGGATGTTGATATTGCCGTGGAGTTTACCGGAAATCATCTTACAAATGTAGGTAATGATAATAGTCTATATGATAAAATACCTGTTGGATTTGGTATGCAAGCTAATAATCCCGGAAAAGGGGTCACAGGACCAGGTGGAGGTGATAATAATGGAAGAGAGTCTTTTGCTTATAATGGAGGAACTCTCTTGGAATGGGGGGGAGATGCCACGAGGGGACAAGGAGAAACAACATTTTTCAATGCTCCATTATTTGAAGGGGATGCTAATTCTCCTCGTAAAATAAAATTGGAGGTTTATGCTATTTGGTATACTTCAAGTAAACCATCCAATACGGCTATGAATTTTCATATGTACGCATATGAGAATGGTACGATGGAAAGGGGTACGAATGCATCTGGAGATAATAATAAGTTTAATTTTTATAATAGGGGAGGTACTCTCCTGTATTCAGAAGGTTATGCTATAACCGTTGCAAGTTATGGGCAAAGTAAAGCTAAAACTTACACAACTTCCTATGGGCATATAGCTACAATTACTTATGATAGGGTGAAACATTCGGCTTCGGTTTCTGTGCATGTTCCTAACACGAAATTGACGACTACTAGGAGAATGAATACGAATGTGGTTGAAACTTCAAGTGAAGAGGTGATTGTAGAACCTGAAATGATTGGACGTGGTGAAAATGGGAAAGCCATTTATGCTGAATAAATGTTGTAATTAAATTAATGGAATAATACTATGAAATCATATCTCAAAATAATACCATATTTAATATGCATATTATTCGCCTCTTGTGCCAGTGATGATAGTCATCCTATACAGACACCTCGTCAAGTGAATGTAGCTCTTACTGTGACTCTGCCAGAGCCGGAAAACGTACAGTCGCTTGCTCGTTCCTACACGGACAGCGAGATCCGGAACGTGGACGTGCTGGTGTTCGACGAGGATGGGAAGTTCATGGAGCGGGTGAAGGTGGATGGCGGGGAGTTGACACCCAGCGGGACGGAAATTTCTTTCTCGATACGTTTGGATGCTACTTCGAAACGACGTGTTATCCATCTAGTGCCTAATGGGCGGACTCCTGACGGGGTGACTGACCGGCTGAATTTCGGGGACATTACCCCCACAATGACGGAAAGTGCGGCCATGCTTGCGCTAAAGACCTCGACGTTTGCGGGAACTCTGGTGGATAACGTGATGCCTTTGATCATGTGGGGACGTGTTGAACTACCGACGGGAATTAATATCGTGACGAAGGCGGATAACGTGAAGTTGTTACGTGCCGTGGCTTGCGTGCAGGTAAAGAAAGGTGCGGCCAGCGCCGCAAACGGGTTGAATGATTTCACCGTTCAAAGTATAACGGTGAATAAAGGCTCCGATTGCGGTTACCTGACTCCCACGAATTATTTGATGACTATCACCCCCGTGACAGGGCGTCCTCTTTCCGGTAGTACTTTGAATTACGCCAACGGATGGTCGGACGGGGAAACTCCTTCCTTGTATATTTACGAGCGGAATTGTACGACAAACGATTACATGGGCGTGATCATTAAAGCCAAGTATAAAGGGAAAGAGGGGTATTATAAAGTGGTGATGGTAGATAATGTAGGTACTCCCTTGAATGTCGTGCGGAATCATCGTTATATCATCACGGTGGTTAGCGTGAACGGTCCGGGATATACCAACGTGACGGATGCGATCAATTTTGCCCCGTCAAATGCCTTGAAGGTGGAATTGACGGATGAAGACGCTGATTTCCCTTGCATCGTGGCTGACGCCCAACATCGGATGACAATGTCCAATAACGTGTTTAACCTGTACGGTAAAAACCAAACGACCTCTGTTGCTAACGGTATTGAAATTTGCACGGTATATTCGAGCCGAGGTGTCACGCCCGTGGTGACGGGAGGAACAACTTGGCTTACCGGTTTGCAAGTCCAACCGTTGGGAAGTAACAAATACAAGATTGTCGGAAACTTCGTGGGAACGTCTACTCTTGTATCCACAACTTTGACAATTACCTGTGATAACTTGTCCCAGTCTGTTGAGGTCAGTTGGAACCCGGAAATCTCCACTCAAAAGGATGGGGATTCGTATGTTCTGGATTTAGTAAATACAACAAATCATAACTGGACCATACAGATTATGAAGCCATTGTCTACTACCTGGTTGGCCTTGCATCCTACCGCCAGCTTGCCTGCAGCCTTCCCGGGTGTAGACGGTTTTTTATCGGAGCTTAATAGTAATTATTATACTCATGCTTACCTGCATATCGGCTTTGGAAGTAACAGGAGCGGGATGGTGCAGATGAGTTCGGTTGTTGGCGGTAAGACAAAAGCGTGTAAAATAATCATTGTTCAATAAAATTCAGATGTGTATGGAACTGGAAGAGATATTGCAAAAGGAAAAACGGAATGAAGAATATATTTTTCTTTATCAAGAGGATGGGAATTGGTATGCTTACGAGCATTCTGCCTTTTATTGTTATTCTCTTCTGGGGATGTTCGATGTGGATTGGTTGACGTGTACCACCGGGATGTCTGAACAAAGGATTATCCGGATACGTGTTAACAACTTGGATCGACTTTTATACACTTCTTCGTTACAATTGATCCGGAAACAGACAACGGAATGCGTGCTGATGTGTAAGATTTTGTGTGGAGGTTTCCATTATTGGCGGGGAATGATCGAGATGAAATTCCAAGGATTACAAAAAGAACGGGTTTAGACGTTAATAAGATCTTCGTAGTTTACATAGTTGAAGGACTGGTTTCTATATAGTATAGGAATCGGTCCTTTTTTTGCCCGATCATTTTATGATAGAGGATAATTTTATTTTTTATGATTCATAGGTTTGTTCATTTGAATTTCTAATTTTGTAATTGGATTGAAAATTGTATTGATGCCAAAGAGGGAAGAACAGTTCTTACAACGGATAAATGCGAAGCAGCCGGAAGCTTTTCGTGAATTATTCAGCGAGTTTTATAATTCGCTGGTTCTTTTTGCGATGGGGTTTGTCGAGCAACAGGACGTGGCGGAGGATATTGTGCAGGAGGTGTTTATTGCCGTTTGGGAACGGGATGCCCAATATCCGACTTACAATGCTTTTCGTAGTTTCCTCTATAATTCGGTGAAGAATGCCGGTTTGAATCATTTGAAACACAAGAACGTGGAGGAGAAATATCTTGCCTCGTTGAATCTTGAGGATGAAGGGGATGATATTGATTTGAAAATGATGGAGGAAGAGTTGTATCGCTTGCTATTCAAGACGATAGATGAACTTCCGGATAAATGTAGAAATATTTTTCTATTGCACTTGGAGGGA
Proteins encoded in this region:
- a CDS encoding OmpA family protein, whose amino-acid sequence is MRKKKIHILLSVAVFLFLMDGAIPVEAHERKLGRVERRADRNFVRQKFNKAMAQYETALKKEENLQNQAALHLKIARLYFMVRDYSWAIGHYEKAMELERDLFLVDDVCDYIDALRFQGQTRKAEAICLDNAYKDQYSRYQRYQNTLEALAMRHSVQEFPGFTAKRLALNTPNAEFWIGNYGEQPFYAISYSKFNDPGKLFFHRTHYYELKEAGEKVMSQKSPRYSDYFRRIPVDLQNGPVTFSPDMQLMVTTVIEYDKKNVSVEMVDKKHRPFRTKLYYSVIKNQSKRFGKYIPVFPQDPENSYAHPYLFNDGKSLLFTSDMPGGFGGFDLYVVHWDEETQEWGTPMNLGADVNTEGNEIFPLLYEGRLIFSSNGLPGFGGYDLFNANYDHEGVVPGSVRHFPYPVNSVFNDYFMCPLDLRTAYFVSDREMESRDDIYYLQTDEDLGTQQGDPHFGMSEENAILGGALLLNGATEAVTKETISLKRYAPEGLLMTLYFDFDSDKLTRESTQCLEQFINEMGTYYFTELRFDGFADEMGSDNYNYALSARRAKSVAEFLRDHGVNIQFNIKAHGKVKLSPEEMKEEMGTQSEGNIDWIQVNRRARRVEIYHKR
- a CDS encoding Calx-beta domain-containing protein; protein product: MKKTRIHGVWILFLLSVVTCLQVKAQYMPVVFDKVYGDKNQIQLVCPLPGDEVALVGKEGQKYNLTWVEREGDVVFSLPLTGFTAVNEIAELDNNRVLVVGQSTMPNVKGKKDRITLCGRIAVVERNGRIVTDIYAGDQGSNFLKGMLLRSGAFVVSGSEPKGADGRQGILLKLDPTGSVVYQYKNAGGGYCDQFAVMGNSIEYICAAFSAGKDKEQALVVRLDDKGKPYYMTAIPAKQFVVTGLNANINDGSVLVIGNSPTDGGIIYKIRPEGDIVFAKNMIPANQGAAMLDHLQVARNGNILVGGSGSQGYYALLRNDGTALYSGTSKGNVRGIGMNPATGESVVTTYDMGGRRGTFIRIHPTGKVEFERSLDGNFDKMKVTNSGEILLLSSSEGRVCMFSSTGEKEFDRYVTDNKPTAYRQAYTASSGELLFLGAGGRLVKLGHGLYVSDVKITKPVNGIATAIFTVTLTGYATTKEGAPIPVSVGYATQEKTANIANNFTPVKGKLSFTPSRGTADRYLVKQDIEVSVKANNLIEGMKEFELVLSDAQQSYLVKPVGKAVIEDQQAVVKMVRTEQGEEGTKDILYELGLFKPDGTPLTNSTGANIIVDGIYGEGTADALDFDMGLTPRVMFANGSQKSSFSVKTLEDTRYELPKTVVINFNKVHCLSGSNVAFEGELLSCSGVVVDQPARLMIASLGDHRLNNNVVSGFFTVSLVRASDGALLTNATGSDVIVNCVAVPDASAKEGKDFVFTNMHDLRISGDGNHSSANVYGVVLYSTDAAEKQVKLKIKSVTQPTGAQPISVSDAESSAEFTIRK
- a CDS encoding FimB/Mfa2 family fimbrial subunit, with the translated sequence MKSYLKIIPYLICILFASCASDDSHPIQTPRQVNVALTVTLPEPENVQSLARSYTDSEIRNVDVLVFDEDGKFMERVKVDGGELTPSGTEISFSIRLDATSKRRVIHLVPNGRTPDGVTDRLNFGDITPTMTESAAMLALKTSTFAGTLVDNVMPLIMWGRVELPTGINIVTKADNVKLLRAVACVQVKKGAASAANGLNDFTVQSITVNKGSDCGYLTPTNYLMTITPVTGRPLSGSTLNYANGWSDGETPSLYIYERNCTTNDYMGVIIKAKYKGKEGYYKVVMVDNVGTPLNVVRNHRYIITVVSVNGPGYTNVTDAINFAPSNALKVELTDEDADFPCIVADAQHRMTMSNNVFNLYGKNQTTSVANGIEICTVYSSRGVTPVVTGGTTWLTGLQVQPLGSNKYKIVGNFVGTSTLVSTTLTITCDNLSQSVEVSWNPEISTQKDGDSYVLDLVNTTNHNWTIQIMKPLSTTWLALHPTASLPAAFPGVDGFLSELNSNYYTHAYLHIGFGSNRSGMVQMSSVVGGKTKACKIIIVQ
- a CDS encoding RNA polymerase sigma-70 factor, yielding MPKREEQFLQRINAKQPEAFRELFSEFYNSLVLFAMGFVEQQDVAEDIVQEVFIAVWERDAQYPTYNAFRSFLYNSVKNAGLNHLKHKNVEEKYLASLNLEDEGDDIDLKMMEEELYRLLFKTIDELPDKCRNIFLLHLEGKGNEEIALLLNLSILTVKTQKKRAMSYIRERLGRVYFVMMSLGII